The Gadus morhua chromosome 10, gadMor3.0, whole genome shotgun sequence genome segment GCATGTCGTCACACGGCAGCCTCTATTGTGAACTCTCAAACGCATATCAAGGTGCCTAGACATGGGATAAGGCGATTCATCTGAAGGAGAAACGGGTGATGGGACgcgagcaggagggggaggggtatgTCTGTCGCTCTCAGCAGGGGTTCGCTGAtttagaacttttttttttcttttttttttttttttacacacaatgTTTGGCTTCAGAAATCTTACTTGGGATGCATATCGGTGACATCTTGGCACAGTGCAAACAAAcagtcaatacacacacacacctggtcaaTAAATAATTACTCTTGAGTCTTTTCTGTTTGTGCTTGTATGACAAATAACCAAGTCCACATGACCAAATTTGACTATTTCCTTTTCCTCTTGCCTGGTTCTGGGTCTCGGTGCTCGAGATGCCGCTGGTCTCCAGCTCTCCTCCTTATTAGCTTGTATTCCTGCGGAACCATCTTCCCTCCGACGCGGTCCGGACTAGACTTGAAGGCATGCttgtgtccctctcccccccccgacccacccctccatccctccagaACCACAGCCCAGCGAAGACCCAGGAAAACTGGGTTAAATCCACAGACAGCAGCCCATGGTGCTGTTATTCTAAATGTTATATTTACCATGGCCACCAGAGAATTCCTCTGGTCTGTGGCCAGCGGGCCAGACTCATAGCGGGCAACAGAAGACACCGGGGAGGCTCACAGCGTTGCTTACTCCACTAACTCTGCGTCCCTTGTCCCATCATACGATTctcagttccccccccccccccccccctcatccccttgTTTTTAGGTTCCCGCTTCCAGGCACTTGGCAGCCATTTGACCATTTTAGGGCCGTCACATGCTGTGAATGTTTTCTATCTTTGCTCCGCATGTTGTAGTAGAAGTCACGGTGGTTGCTGAGACTAAATGCGGAGACTAGTTTACATGTTCTGGCTCCTCTTGAAGGGGGTCCTAGTTGTACTTTCTTAAAGAGGACATCTGTCCTAAGCTTTTTACTATACGTGCCCCGATCGAGTGAGAGACTTTTTTCTGAGTATGGGAGAGGttttgagggtgggggtgattCGGGGCGGGGGAGTCAttaccaatgttttttttgttttgttttttttactttctgaTGGCtacttcttctttctttcttttccttttaaaCTGTTGGATTTTGGGGTAATCCCCAGGATTTATGAAACATAAGCTAATCGTTTTGAGAATGTACTGTAAGTTTGTAAATTCACAATTGTTTTAGGTTTGCATTAATAGGTTTGATATTGGCTCTTGTAATATCctgattttacttttttttttcttgttttgttttcctaGGGAAATAAATGAACATGTCTCTCGCCCGTCCATTGTTGTTAGCTCTCCatctctgcttctctccttcttttccctctcttttatTTGAATCTTTATTGAATGTGTAGTCCGACATAATGTGCTCTCTACATGGTCCTGAAGTCACACTAAGACCAGGGGCCCAAATGATCATAAACTCTTTCAGGACTTAATGGCGAGTTCATATGTATCTCTTATCATTAAAACATTAGTTTTTTCTTTTGGCCTGtaatttcatttgtttttgttttcctttgaaTGTGTTATTGTAAGCACCAGTGGTAAAAAACCAAGTACCGATATTTGTAACAGAATAATAAAAACTACGTGGGTAGTATTTACCCTTCATTTGGTCATGTTGTTTGTGTGAAAGCCAACGTTGACAGTTTGTGGAAAGATGAGTAAATAGATAGGGTTGAGGTTAGTATTTTCTCCTTTCAGATAGATTGAAATAAAAAGATGGGTGGATAGATAACGATAGATCGATTATAGATCCAGTTACCATCGATTTCTCTGCATCCTATCAGACTTTGAGGTTAAGGCTGTGTTTAAAGTTCTCCAGACTGGACAAGTCCAAGCCTATTCAGGAGGTCTAAACAATTACGTCAGTGACTCTGGATTGTGTGAAATGCTCTGGCTCTATCAAGGACATAAGTTTTTATGAGTTGCCAAAGCATTGTATATATCCTGAATAAACATTTATACAACACTTAGACTTTGCAGTACAGGCCTCAAAATTAGACTTTTACTCATTCTAATGTTTTCAGGTACACGCCCAATGTCCAAATATGGGGATAATAAAATACCCTTCCCCTCATTTGTTTGTATTTAGGCCTAGATGTTTTTGCTTCACTgactaaataaaaatgtattaatagTAAATCTATTAAGATATAGGCCTAGTGCTAAGAGATAAGTTAATTCGAAATCTGTTATTATATTGAAGGCTCTATGACAGTATTAAGTGATTAGATAAGCACCTCAATGTTAAACCCACAGATGACATCCTTCCTAATGAATAGCCTCTAAAGTACAGTATAACAGAGCCAACTCAGATACTGGACGCCTTGCCTGTACATGTTATGAGGCCAAACGACCACTAGATGGCAACCTTTCCCTAATAATCTGCACCTGATAACCAAACCGGATGACGGTAAGAAAGGGGAATAGCATTACCTGGCATTCTATCGCTTGTTATtcagttgtttttatttaaagatTTAGAGTTTTTACCACTTCCAAATATGCAAATagataaagaaaaaatatgGGACACAACGAGTTTTACAACGCAAACCTTGAGATATGAAACTATTGAGActgttatagatatatatgagaCATCGAATGTAGACTTATATTGCACGGACACACTTTGCTACAGTGCCTACTAGATTTCAACGAAGCACCGAGTCCGACACGACTGCCTGGACAAACGTCTGCGTCCTAACAACCAGACATCGGCCTGCTGGGGCAGGTCGGTATGGCAACGCTGGAGTGATGACGATGTGGCCTGGAGAGGAGTCGTGTCTCTTGGCGAGGAGATGAAATCTGAGCCGTTAAGGTCCAGGTGCTCGCTGATAGCTGTCCGGGTGTTCCGGTGTCGACTAATGAATGACTGACCTCCGGGTTTCAGGGATGAATATTTTAAGGACTTttagaatgggggggggggacattttaGAATGTAGCGTCGTGTTTTGTTCGATTCCTTTTCACGTGTTGGACCTCAGGGTACACGTTTTTTATTCTGCGATTGTTattggtaggcctattttagttttttattaccGTGTAGGCTATTTGaaggaaatgtaaatgtagactATCCATTCCCGACTGCTGCATTTGTTTGACATGATAATGTTACAGTTTACATCTTAAGCTGATACAGGATGTTGTCAGAATGGTGGTCACAATAGTGAAACCTTAAAGCTTGACAGGTTTGGTTCTCTTGGGATTTCAAAGTCTCCTGCACTCAAAATGAAACAGAGTTTTTTCTCCTTTAAGTATGATATATTTTGAATATACAGTCTACATTACAAAATTGTTGTTTATATGTTTGAAGTGTCCTTAGTAGGCCAAATAGTAACCaattctgtctcacacacacacacacacacacacacacacacacacacacacacacacacaattgatgATTTGAGTATGCTGCTCCGAAACTACTAACTAGCTATGCTGGGAACCAATGTcatgcatgcaaaaaaaagGGAAGGAAGATTAAAACTTGTGGCTTAGCCAGAGCATGGCTGGAAGTACCCGGACAGTGCCTGCAGCACAGTCAAATAAGACCTACATTACAGAGAAGTAACTTGCACAAGGCTAACAATACTTCTTTACTTGACCCATGATCCATGTGCACACACGTTTCTTGCTGGCCAAAAGTGTTCTCGCTATTTCTGCACCGTGTTATGAGCCACTGCTGGAGTCAGCCCCATAATGTTGATGCTAGCACCAATGTCAGGGCCAGGAGTCCGCCCTGAGCCAGCTTTTCTCTTCACTTCCGGTAAACATTCGTTATTCCAAGAAAACAATGTATTTGGGTTGAAGTGCTCCTATTTTACAACCAGGTGTGATATTAATTAGTGTAGATATACTCCCCTAGTGGCATCACACATGGGAGTTTCAGATCCATATATATGTTAGATAGAACAACGACACCAGCCTAGCCATTGAAGTGTACCAACTTGTGTGCTGATCTATCTGTCATACATACGGGCGGACCTGTTGTTAAAATAATGACCCCTTAATGCAGGTCTTGATCATGGGAAGACATTTAGTTTCCATACACATACAGCCAACTTCCAACCATCTTCTGTGAAACAATAGGGGAACCTCATTCAAAGCCACAAAGGGAGAGTCTCTCTTTGTTGCAGTAAATTACATCATACAAAGAGAGTTTGCACAAAAGGCTGAATAAGTCAAAGAATGATGAAATAATAAAGATCACACAATTGATGTGATTCAATTAAGAAGACTATGTGTATCAAACCGTAACTCTTGTTGTAAATGTCCTCCTGATCTCTATAGCTCTCCATGTGTCTTCTCTGGGCTGCCATGGGAATGCTGAAGGTCCAAAAGTACCATGCACAAGGGCATCAAGATACTGACAGACCATCTCGTTCTGACTGACCGCATGTACTAAGGTTAAGGGCTGAGACTTTATTTTGTCGTTTAGCAGAAACTTTAGTCCAACACAACTAACAAATGGGGTTGaaaacaacacaatcaaacaatcaATATGGGAGCTTAACTACAGCTCAAGTAGTACTAGTTGTTGGGTAGTTATTAAACAGTGAAATAGTATTATGAATATGTTACGTATTTATGCCTGGGAGatattgaaaaatgtataatcccGATGACATCAATTATATCATGAGTTATCAATACCATCTCAACAGTCTAACTGTAGGACATCAGTGATGTATACGAAAATAGTTATCAGCCTTTAACTAGTTATCCATTCTCACTAATGCTTCAAACCTCACATTTGATCACTCTCAGGGCATATTTCATGACAATTCAAAGTCAATAAATGATTATTACGAATGCTTTTAAGCTCTAGTAAGTATTACCTAGCCTTGGAAATACTAGTGTTACACTATAAAAACTATGAGGCCAATCAGTGAATAACACTGTTTAGAATATGAATTGGCTTTAGATCACAGGGTGGAGCATACTCCATATAGATAGGGTTGAGTTGATGCTACTGTTCTTTAAGATCgtagtgtgtgtatctataaatGAACCTGATAAGAGTGTTTGTGATGGGCTGCTCTGCCCTAAGGGGGAGTAGCGTTGGGACAAGCAGGCCATAGCTAACAAGGGGGGCAGTGTTCAACGTGTCTCATAAGACTGAAGCATAAGACTCTATGTGAGCTCATCCTGTTACCAAgaaagatccccccccccaacaaacacacacacacacacacacagtagtgcGTTAGTAGTATTAGGTGGTATTGTTATTTGTAGCCTATTACTATTTTTATGAGCATCAACTATGAGTTATTGGTGTGAGTAGGACATGATGTTTTCCCTATGAGTGTTCatgttagcatgtgtgtgtgctagtatatgcatgtgtctgactgtgtgtgtgtgtgtgtgtgtgtgtgtgtgtgtgtgtgtgtgtgtgtgtgtgtgtgtgtgtgtgtgtgtgtgtgtgtgtgtgtgtgtgtgtgtgtgtgtgtgtgtgacgtataTATCACCCTAGCACCAAACATGCTAGGATACGATGTGGTAGCAGTGGGTAAAGGGAGACAGAACAGGCTGCCGTAGCTCGCAGCGACTGAGGCGAAATGCATCAAGCTCTGCAGCTCGATTACAAGCCAAAAATAGCAGCGGCTTATTTTTAATGAGATTGCATCGCCGCGCTGCTGTGGGCTCGGTTTTTAGCTGTCAAACAAAGGGTGTCATTTAATCTATCTATCATTTCTCTTTATCAATCTCATATATGTATTGATCTAGTTTTACTGTGGGCTACACCTATTACCTATCTATTTATCAATCTCCACTGTATTCATCTCATATAACTAGATTGCAACTGTATATCTACTATATATATCTCGAATGCAGGCctactgtgtctgtgtctactgtttgtctatctatctatctatctatctatctatctatctatctatctatctatctatctatctatctatctctatctatctatctatctatctatctatctatctatctatctatctatctatctatctatctatctatctatctatctatctatctctatctatctatctatctatctatctatctatctatctatcatttCAAGGTATCCGTGTTTTATACGCTAAGCTCTTTCTGCGGATGCACTAATGGAAAATAGTCATTCAAACTACTCCTCTCGAAGAGAATATCCTTGGTTCCGAATGTCTTGATTTTCCTACCGCACATTTACAACAAGCATTAGGGTTCACATTTAAATCCCCGTGTGGCTTTGATTGCACAACTCTAATTCTCATTCAAATGAAGATCGATGGTCAAGAAAATGTTAGTTGGTCCGTGACTTTATATTGCTTTATTACACCCCTTGCGTGTATCCGAAGGCATCCATATTTGGAAAGGCAACGTCTCAATATATTTGCCATTCATTGAAAAGGAGTGCTGTGGGCGTGTCCTCAAAACACATATCCAATTAGATGTGATTCGTCTGCAAAAGTGGGCGGGGATGGAAAGGGAACCCCTGGTAGATTCGGGCCGGGGCGGGGCTAGAGACGGAAGTGTTTCCCGACTGGCCCAGCTGTCATTTAGAAGAGAAGAGACCATTTACACCGGCTGCCCACGAAATGCAGAAAAGGGAAAAAAGCTAAGAGTATGGCAACATCAAAACGATAAGGTCATGTCACCAAATTAAAGGTAGTTATGCTCGGTCTATTTTGTGATACTCACGTTTATCAATCTAATTGAGGCGAAGGCAGATGTACCCATTTTCAGAGCTACTACGATGCGAAGGATTGGTAAGGCTTGTATGACATTGAACATACAGGACACGAAACCGAAGAGGTCGTTTAAAGAGCCATACACCCTTTACAACTTGTGTCCTGGAAAACTCGGCCGTCCTGCAACCGATAAGGCTTTCTATTGCATGCCTTTTATGAACAACGTCGTAGCGAATTGTGCGAATATTTCCCGACGTTGTTCCACAACGACGATAAAACGTACATTAACGTCGGTGTGGTAGCGAATAGGATATCGTCCTAGCCTATTGGCGTGCAGGGAAAGGGAACTACCCGATTTTCTGAACAGGCAAGAAACGTCATCAACATTTTCCTCTATTTAAACGGTGGCGAATGAAGAGGTCATTGCTTTAAAAAGGGCAGATTTATTCGGTAGGTTTCATCGCATTGACTCGTCGACTTCGCTTTAGCGTTTACCGATGCGTCGCGGTGCACGGTCGGGCTACAAAATCGTGAATTGCAAACGGAATGATTCATATGGCACATGGAAGGTGGCGGAGCAGCTGTTAGCTTGTTACTAGCCGCATAACGACCTTTGGAGACGTCGTCTTCACTAGCTCAAGCTGTTAGCTGCGTTCGTCGTCAGCCTATGGTGGTTCGTTTGGGTGTTTTCCACGTTGGCTTACAGTGACAGTAGTTTCTCATCTAGGCCTACCGCTTGCTAAACGAGTCAATGATTTAATCTCATTGATTGCATCACAAGACTAAGCAGGGTGCAGCTCTCGCCGAGCCGCTGCAGTTAGTGTAGCTTGTTTTTAAGCAAAGGCCAAATTTAGGTGTTACAACACCCATTGCGTTTTTTTCCTCCATCCATCttactcctctccctcttctgttATTACAGGGTAAAGAAGAAACGTCGaaggcaacaaaaaaaaacgtttttgaggACTTCTCAGCTATTATAAATGGGGGACTACGGGTTTGGAGTTCTGGTGAAGAACGGCAGTGGTAACAAGTCTGCTTTCCCTGTAAGGATCCCTCCACACCTCCAGCCCCCTCACCACCCTTCCAACCCTCCCAGCCCCCCTTCCTTCGTAAATAACACCTGCTCTTCCAATGGGGGCAGTGCTTGGCTCTTCCCTGCAGTAGCCCAACACAGTAACATGCAAGATGAGATTCTGGAGGCTGACAAGTCCAAGGCGTTGGACCTCCAGGACATGCCGGAGAAGTCTCAGGGTCAGTCCCAGTCCCTCGCCCCGGCCCAGCAGGAGGCCGGCAGTGGTCTAGGGGACCTGGAGGGAGGGCTGCCTGATGACACGCTGGAGAAGGGCTCCTTGGAGAGCAGCGCGGGGAAGGACAAGCTTAGGATGGAGTCGCCGGTGCTGGGCGGGTTCGACTACCAGGACACCCTGGGGATGGGCACTAGCTGTGCGCCCTCCacctcgtccacctcctccctgacGAGCTTCAACAACTGGTCCGCCGCCGTGCCGTCCAACCCCTCCTCAGTAGTGGGCGAGGACGTGGGAGGGTTCTTCGGTCCGGCTGGCTCCAACGCCAATGGCCCGCCCCTCCTCTTCCAGAACTTCTCCCACCACGCCGGACCGGGCTTCGGCGGCGGGGGCAGCTTCTCCCCACAGATAGGGCAGGTGTCCCAGCACCACCCCGCCCCTCCACCGCCCCACCCTCAACACTACCACCCCCACAGTCAGGGCATGCCGCCCCAGCAGCACCGACGCTCTCCCGCGAGCCCTCACACCCCACAGCCCTCCTTCCCTCAACACCCCCACCGCGCCGGGGCGTTCACCCAGCTGCCCCACCTGGCCTCTGCGCAGAgcaaacccccctccccctgggggAACTACCAGAGTCCCTCCACCCCCAACTCTACATCCTGGAGTCCCAGTGGGGGCTACGGTGGTTGGGGAGGAACCCAGGGGGTCCGGGACTATCGCCGGGGCCTTAACGGGGGACTGACGGCCCTGAACTCAATCTCCCCTCTGAAGAAGTCCTTCCCTAGCAACCAGGTAACCACCAACCATGCGgattttgcatttttttgaacGTGAAATTCAACCAACAAACCTAGTAGTTTTGATAAATAGCTCAGCTTGAGTCTGTCTCATGCTAATTGGTTGAATTGCTCGATAAACATGCAAATTCTTTATTTGTACATGGTTGATGATTGGACATACTTCAGAGGCTAAATGTTATATTACTCATCCATTTAAAAAGTAACAAAACTTGCTCTTTAGATGCCCTCTCAGAAGTTCCCCAGGAACGGATCTGGGTTCAACCACAAATCCTGGATGGAGG includes the following:
- the LOC115552438 gene encoding cytoplasmic polyadenylation element-binding protein 4 isoform X2: MGDYGFGVLVKNGSGNKSAFPVRIPPHLQPPHHPSNPPSPPSFVNNTCSSNGGSAWLFPAVAQHSNMQDEILEADKSKALDLQDMPEKSQGQSQSLAPAQQEAGSGLGDLEGGLPDDTLEKGSLESSAGKDKLRMESPVLGGFDYQDTLGMGTSCAPSTSSTSSLTSFNNWSAAVPSNPSSVVGEDVGGFFGPAGSNANGPPLLFQNFSHHAGPGFGGGGSFSPQIGQVSQHHPAPPPPHPQHYHPHSQGMPPQQHRRSPASPHTPQPSFPQHPHRAGAFTQLPHLASAQSKPPSPWGNYQSPSTPNSTSWSPSGGYGGWGGTQGVRDYRRGLNGGLTALNSISPLKKSFPSNQMPSQKFPRNGSGFNHKSWMEDTMGRNDSGYPFQERTRSFDGFSMHSLENSLIDIMRAEQDSLKGRYGFTHQSEGPLPMNARSYGRRRGHSSLFPMEDERTFGEEEPGDQGLSGLGPAHCFPHLNGERVERYSRKVFVGGLPPDIDEDEITASFRRFGHLFVDWPHKAESKSYFPPKGYAFLLFQDESSVQALIDACIEEDGKLYLCVSSPTIKDKPVQIRPWNLNDSDFVMDGSQPLDPRKTIFVGGVPRPLRAVELAMIMDRLYGGVCYAGIDTDPELKYPKGAGRVAFSNQQSYIAAISARFVQLQHGEIDKRVEVKPYVLDDQLCDECQGTRCGGKFAPFFCANVTCLQYYCEYCWAAIHSRAGREFHKPLVKEGGDRPRHISFRWS
- the LOC115552438 gene encoding cytoplasmic polyadenylation element-binding protein 4 isoform X1, which translates into the protein MGDYGFGVLVKNGSGNKSAFPVRIPPHLQPPHHPSNPPSPPSFVNNTCSSNGGSAWLFPAVAQHSNMQDEILEADKSKALDLQDMPEKSQGQSQSLAPAQQEAGSGLGDLEGGLPDDTLEKGSLESSAGKDKLRMESPVLGGFDYQDTLGMGTSCAPSTSSTSSLTSFNNWSAAVPSNPSSVVGEDVGGFFGPAGSNANGPPLLFQNFSHHAGPGFGGGGSFSPQIGQVSQHHPAPPPPHPQHYHPHSQGMPPQQHRRSPASPHTPQPSFPQHPHRAGAFTQLPHLASAQSKPPSPWGNYQSPSTPNSTSWSPSGGYGGWGGTQGVRDYRRGLNGGLTALNSISPLKKSFPSNQMPSQKFPRNGSGFNHKSWMEDTMGRNDSGYPFQQERTRSFDGFSMHSLENSLIDIMRAEQDSLKGRYGFTHQSEGPLPMNARSYGRRRGHSSLFPMEDERTFGEEEPGDQGLSGLGPAHCFPHLNGERVERYSRKVFVGGLPPDIDEDEITASFRRFGHLFVDWPHKAESKSYFPPKGYAFLLFQDESSVQALIDACIEEDGKLYLCVSSPTIKDKPVQIRPWNLNDSDFVMDGSQPLDPRKTIFVGGVPRPLRAVELAMIMDRLYGGVCYAGIDTDPELKYPKGAGRVAFSNQQSYIAAISARFVQLQHGEIDKRVEVKPYVLDDQLCDECQGTRCGGKFAPFFCANVTCLQYYCEYCWAAIHSRAGREFHKPLVKEGGDRPRHISFRWS
- the LOC115552438 gene encoding cytoplasmic polyadenylation element-binding protein 4 isoform X3 encodes the protein MGDYGFGVLVKNGSGNKSAFPVRIPPHLQPPHHPSNPPSPPSFVNNTCSSNGGSAWLFPAVAQHSNMQDEILEADKSKALDLQDMPEKSQGQSQSLAPAQQEAGSGLGDLEGGLPDDTLEKGSLESSAGKDKLRMESPVLGGFDYQDTLGMGTSCAPSTSSTSSLTSFNNWSAAVPSNPSSVVGEDVGGFFGPAGSNANGPPLLFQNFSHHAGPGFGGGGSFSPQIGQVSQHHPAPPPPHPQHYHPHSQGMPPQQHRRSPASPHTPQPSFPQHPHRAGAFTQLPHLASAQSKPPSPWGNYQSPSTPNSTSWSPSGGYGGWGGTQGVRDYRRGLNGGLTALNSISPLKKSFPSNQMPSQKFPRNGSGFNHKSWMEDTMGRNDSGYPFQQERTRSFDGFSMHSLENSLIDIMRAEQDSLKGRYGFTHQSEGPLPMNGHSSLFPMEDERTFGEEEPGDQGLSGLGPAHCFPHLNGERVERYSRKVFVGGLPPDIDEDEITASFRRFGHLFVDWPHKAESKSYFPPKGYAFLLFQDESSVQALIDACIEEDGKLYLCVSSPTIKDKPVQIRPWNLNDSDFVMDGSQPLDPRKTIFVGGVPRPLRAVELAMIMDRLYGGVCYAGIDTDPELKYPKGAGRVAFSNQQSYIAAISARFVQLQHGEIDKRVEVKPYVLDDQLCDECQGTRCGGKFAPFFCANVTCLQYYCEYCWAAIHSRAGREFHKPLVKEGGDRPRHISFRWS